The Arabidopsis thaliana chromosome 5, partial sequence genomic interval GGCGGAGGAGGATATTGACGGCAACGGGGGCAATGGATTTAGTATGAAGAGCTTCCTCTGGCATGGCGGGTCCGCTTGGGACGCCTGGTTTAGCTGTGCATCAAATCAAGTAAGTACAATTTCGATAATGAATAATTCATCTAGTAGTAATATTtactataagaaaacaaatgtttctttattataaTAAGACCAAATTACTCTTTTTTCGTCTGtcctaaagtttttttttaatattctttcataaaacattcttgaaataaataacaacttaagttataaaaacaaaaatatatggttGCAGGTGGCACAAGTGCTGTTGACGCTGCCGTATTCGTTCTCGCAGTTGGGAATGTTATCAGGAATATTGCTTCAAATATTCTATGGGTTAATGGGATCTTGGACTGCTTATCTCATCAGTGTTCTTTACGTCGAGTATCGTGCCCGTATGGAGAAACAAGAAGCCAAATCCTTCAAAAACCACGTTATTCAAGTAAATTCTTCCTTATTTTAGTTTAGTGACATATTCGAATTTGATCTCACTTTTAGATTTACTAAATTGAATTgcatgtttgttttgttttcttaacacaaaaaaaataaaataaaaaaatgggaaGTGGTTTGAAGTGCTTGATGGGCTGCTGGGTCCGTACTGGAAAGCAGCGGGGCTCGCATTTAATTGCACCTTCTTGTTATTCGGATCAGTCATCCAGCTCATTGCTTGTGCTAGGtacttcttcctctcttttttattactttttaccAATCTTTTTAATAGTATATTGATATAGAGGGacaaatacatatatctaAATGATACCATCAATTGATTCAtgtgtgtgttgttgttgggATGATGCAgcaatatatattacataaacGATAGGTTAGACAAGAGGACATGGACTTATATATTTGGGGCTTGCTGTGCCACGACCGTTTTCATACCATCTTTCCACAATTACCGTATTTGGTCTTTCCTCGGCCTTGGCATGACCACCTACACCGCTTGGTACCTCACCATCGCCTCTTTTCTCCATGGTCAGGTATGTcctcatcaaaatcaaatgatttaaatgaagaaaaaacaatgtgACTTAAACCGGTTGTAACTTACTGGTTTGTAGGCGGAGGGTGTGACACATTCCGGTCCAACCAAGCTTGTGTTGTACTTTACCGGAGCCACCAACATCCTCTATACCTTCGGTGGACACGCTGTGACCGTGTaagtatttttaatatttctcaTGGATTTTCAATTAATTGTATAATCCACAACAATTGGAAAAGTGATGCATTCCTAACAAACTAATTATAGTTGGATATAAGTTATAATTTCTTCTCCATATACAGCATTTGTTGTGTTGCAATttgcaaatattaaaaaaaaaaatgaattttccCTGAAGATTtatgtttccttcttcttttttaaagactcATCTCTTTTAGCTTCTATATGTGCAGCTTTTGCCGGTTACTTTAGGTTCTGTCCTAAACGCACAAACAGACAAAATCATTATTACGGAATAAATAAAGACAAATTTACCAGAAAAATTCtatttacctttttaacaCACACTATAGCTACTAGCTACTGAACTCAATTCCTaacattctttttattttagtaaattttacTCACAAATATCTATCTCATCTTCGAGAGTACGACTACGTAACGTAACCACAGTGGTCGGACCCGGACGGCCAATCTCTGGTCGGACCCATAAATCCACTGTAAAAGACTTTTATGCCATTTCCTTTTAcattttatctataaaaaaagttataaaattttcagGGAAATAATGCATGCGATGTGGAAACCAAGGAAGTTTAAGAGCATCTACTTGATGGCAACTCTGTACGTCTTCACATTAACGCTTCCGTCAGCCTCCGCCGTCTACTGGGCTTTCGGCGACCAACTTCTCAACCACTCAAACGCTTTCTCTCTCCTCCCTAAAACGCGTTTCCGTGACACCGCCGTTATCCTCATGCTCATCCATCAGGTTCCTATCATCCTAACTCTCACTATGTTACATGTCTCACAATAATTACACTATGCCATTAATGATTGGTCCAAGTTACATGCTATTATTTATACGGTACCGGTCCATACTAAGAACATTATTCTCTTTCGCAATGAAATTCATACTCATAAGGAATCTTGTTATAGTTTATGACATGGATAAATACGTCTAACTagttaattaacatttttcgCCGTATTAACATCTAGGGcgaatgatatatatgtatgaataCAAATGTTATCGGATTATATattctttctcaaaattttgttttggatttacAGTTTATAACGTTCGGGTTTGCGTGTACACCATTGTACTTCGTATGGGAAAAAGCGATCGGAATGCACCACACAAAGAGCTTATGTCTAAGAGCGCTGGTGAGGCTACCGGTGGTGGTTCCGATATGGTTTTTGGCAATCATCTTTCCCTTTTTCGGGCCAATAAACTCGGCAGTTGGAGCCTTACTTGTTACCTTCACCGTCTATATCATCCCTGCCTTAGCCCACATGCTCACGTACCGCACCGCCTCTGCCCGCCGGGTACCTACATTCTTCTCTCGCTCACATTACCATTCCTAAACTATACTAAAGATTTTATGAATTCAGTAGATGACAtacatttatttcatttaGATAGatagttttgtaaaaaaaattattggaggagagagataaagatatACATACGTTGGTCCATAGTATATAATGAGCTGGCTTATAATACTTTTGCATTTAATCACATATCAATGGGGTAGGTCCATAGTATATAATGTGTCCATTATTGTCACTTGACTAGTTTTATAAATGTCTATAACATATATTCTCGTCGATGATTAAAATAAGTAGATTAGTTCATGCAATGATATGATACGATGTATTGATTtggctttttttctttaaacgTGATGGCGTGGCAGAACGCGGCGGAGAAACCACCGTTTTTTATCCCTAGCTGGGCTGGAGTTTACGTGATAAACGCTTTCATAGTGGTTTGGGTCCTAGTTCTCGGGTTCGGGTTTGGCGGATGGGCCAGTATGACCAACTTCATCAGGCAAATTGATACTTTTGGCCTCTTTGCCAAATGCTACCAATGCAAACCACCTCCAGCTCCGATCGCCGCCGGAGCTCACCACCGCCGTTAGTTAACGTAAGCGACGTGTGATAGTGTGATTGAacccttttttctttaattctgtatgaaagaaaatatctgTAATTCAGTGATTTAGTGAATCTATGCTATAAAATTTCGTTGAAGTCACGTACGTGATTAGGGAGCTGGTGCTGTTTTGTGTTGTCACGTGCCAGTCTTCAGTTTTATGACAGACTAATAGGTCTTCCTAACTGGTAGAAAACAACTGGGTGAGGACAAAatggttttcatttttatcaaTCAGCCAATctgtcatatttgactccgaGAGGACAATACAAACATTTTGTATAACCATTTTAATCAATCCAACTTTCGAATTAATGTAAAACCTAGCAGGCTATATCGGCCCAATATAAGACCAGACCAAAATAGTGGGGTTGATATCTTATTGTGAAGGTTTCTTTGCTTcgtgtttaattttattgagaatttattattctgtttttaaaatgaattaaagtattaaatcTATATTACATAAAATCATGTTGAGCTTCgaatatcaaaatttacagATCAACTAAGAACAATATGCTTAATCGCAGTTTTCGacgtttttaaaattttaatatttaaactaatctttaaaagtaataatgaaattaagatggttttagttattttaacattattttcttaagGTTCGGTGGTAAAAACTCAACGGCTAGTCAGATGGTTCGGGTAAGACTTTCCATTTTTCTGTGACGTCTTTGGTTTTGCCACGTGTATTCTCAGTTGCTGTTAAACCCAACCAAAATTAGTGGGGCTTAATGTCTTATTGTGTACCTGAAGGTTTTGCTTCTTATTTACAACAAAGTTATCTACAGTGTGTGTGATTAATGGAACAAATTCAAACAATAGACTATGATGATACAGAACTAATTTCACAGATTATGCAATGCTCTGAAACCAGTTTCCACATGGCACTTCCTTGTTCAATTTCGTATTTCCTGCTAAACTTATTCCACAGATGCAAACCATAACCATTCCTCTGCatatgaagaagcttggttttgACCCATTTCgaatctttctctgttttaggCACTTTGAACAACTTCTTAATCTCGAGCCAGTTTACCGAATAGAACACAGATGGTCGCATGACGGTGAAGTTATAGCCACTTGATCCTTCTACAGCTCTAGCCACTCGTGAAACAAGGTATGGTCCGTTGTATCCCCATATGTTTCCGTTGAAAGTTTTAGCGAACTCTTCCATGAATTTGAGTAACAGAGGATGGTTCTTGTCGAATATTAGTACCGCGTTGTTTAGTCTTGTCCAATTCGTTGATGAAGGATCAAGTGTTTGTGCACCAATCACGTTTCTCAGACCTTTGAAGCTTTTTAGAACAATCATGTCTGTGTCTAAGTACACACCTCCATATTTGTACAAGTAAGCAAGCCTCATGAGATTTGAGAGATTCTGAGCTAAAGAAATCTTTCCGGGATCTCTTTTACCGCTCTTTATTTCGTCGAGCCACAACTCTCCCGCGGTTCCTTTGAGCAGAAAAGGCAAATCTGGTGTGACTGCAAGAACTTTGTAACCACGATCAATAAACGGCTTCAAAGTTGCATAACCTTGAGGAGAATCCATGGTTGCGGATAAGATCATCAAGCAACCATACGGATGAGACTTAAAGACACTTTCAATAGCTAAAACCTCTCTATTGCCAAAGAAATCTGCTGGTGATATCCATGTCATGACGAAGTTGACTTCGCATCCATCACCGACAAACTCATTTACCCTCTTTTGAAACTTGTCAGACAAGTTATCTCCACTGAAAACTTCGATAACTTGGAGCTTCTCGTTTACTTGTGTCTGTTGTTTGAGCAGATCACTTCTTTCACCTTCTCTCTCAGAACTCAGAGGTAAGTGTGGAATCACTCTCTTGATCTCTATCTTCACTCCTGAGAAATCTCTATGCGGTTGCATCGAGAAATTAGAAATTAGAGTAAACGTGGTAACCACGATCAGAGTTACAAAGCTGATAGCGAAGGCGGTGAAAAGTGATGATGATCCTGATTGGTTTAGTCGTCTGTTATCAATCACCACCGTGAATCTCTTTTCTATATCATGACGATCCATAATAAACACAGAACTGAAATGTTCTGAAGTTGGAaaccagaaaagaaaaggagatttagattgataagaaagaaaccacttttgagtttctctgtgtctgttttatttcttgtttaaCTTGTTTTGACCACGTTCTTGTCTTTGGGGGCTGTCTAGTTTTGAAAAGTTAAAGAACTCAGACATAGACATTTTTGACGTATTACcgaaataattaatattgatGAAACGAATAATGGGAAAATAagtaatttcaaatttctaacaacacatatatttaaagttttaaaaggattctTTTTCATTCATCCTAAATGGAAAtgttctaaatatatatttttttggtttaatgtgaATCTAAATGTTCTAAACagctaataatatttttgttcttttcaattatttggGGTTATCATCACATATTTTGTAGAATTCTCTAGTCATACCCTTAATAGTACTACACTAACCAAAAACTGTTTCATATGAAAACTTGTACATACTTTATTTGTCATTCTTTATTACtaacattttctattattGCCTTATTGGTCAACTTTTTGGCTAACACGGAACATAATAACTAAAGTTCGATGTGTATTCTTCTTACGAAAATACTGATTTATATCGTATTGATATTTCTGTTTGAACTCTTAATCAATGATAAGTGttaatatattgttatttggttgatgcaaaatgatatttgGAAAAAGACGTGTGTGtattaaaatccaaattatCAATGACTCATTGTATTTCAATCTCTAGGCTTTCTAGTTTCTAGCTTTGATAAggttcttattttattataatactATTTAAACAATGTTAGTtggattttaatattattttgaatgaaaaaCCCTGCTATTTTACGGTTgactaattaagaaatataaaatattaagacATTTGAACTATGCAATAAcgacaaaaatatgtaaactCGAATAGATAGAATTGGTTGGCTGGATTTTGGTTTAGCTCCAAATTCAGTTTTCACTATTAGATCCTTAATGTTTACTATAGGTTAGAATAAGATGAATTGTGAATTAGTAAATGAATGTATagaatataatatatgtattttattggTTCTATAAGGCATGATTAGGGTTATCTTTGTTTATCTTTATATTGGAAACTTGATTGGTCCATGCATAATCAGTTTCCTCCACACGACTTGTCAAAGCTATGTAAGCATTTTGACCGTAACAACTGAAAGCACCTTAtagaattaaattatatatgtatcacATTACTTTAAATCTCATTACTGTAGATTGATAATATCAGCTCAACAACAACTAGAGAAATGCAACTTATGCAGCAGTATAAGTTTGTTGTATTGTTCCTCCGATCCTTCCAAGTTCCAAGCCTATTCATTGACATAGACAACGTTTCTAAAGCTAATGAAAGATTGCATATAAACTTTGTGTAAGATCCACCAAAGTCAAAATTAATGGCAATGGATCATAATTTGGCCCATGGGCTTTAAGTGAATTATATGGAATGATCTAATGACATTTATGCCCCTAAGGTTTTGACCGTCACGCAGAAACCAAGGAGTTAGTTCCAATCACGTGGGAAACAATCGCGTAAATCGGACGGTAGAAATTAAATGCGGGTGAGCACCGAGCTGTGAGTATAAGAGAA includes:
- the LAX1 gene encoding uncharacterized protein (like AUXIN RESISTANT 1 (LAX1); FUNCTIONS IN: transporter activity; INVOLVED IN: amino acid transport, root cap development; LOCATED IN: endomembrane system, membrane; EXPRESSED IN: 20 plant structures; EXPRESSED DURING: 13 growth stages; CONTAINS InterPro DOMAIN/s: Amino acid transporter, transmembrane (InterPro:IPR013057); BEST Arabidopsis thaliana protein match is: Transmembrane amino acid transporter family protein (TAIR:AT2G38120.1); Has 35333 Blast hits to 34131 proteins in 2444 species: Archae - 798; Bacteria - 22429; Metazoa - 974; Fungi - 991; Plants - 531; Viruses - 0; Other Eukaryotes - 9610 (source: NCBI BLink).) → MLSGILLQIFYGLMGSWTAYLISVLYVEYRARMEKQEAKSFKNHVIQWFEVLDGLLGPYWKAAGLAFNCTFLLFGSVIQLIACASNIYYINDRLDKRTWTYIFGACCATTVFIPSFHNYRIWSFLGLGMTTYTAWYLTIASFLHGQAEGVTHSGPTKLVLYFTGATNILYTFGGHAVTVEIMHAMWKPRKFKSIYLMATLYVFTLTLPSASAVYWAFGDQLLNHSNAFSLLPKTRFRDTAVILMLIHQFITFGFACTPLYFVWEKAIGMHHTKSLCLRALVRLPVVVPIWFLAIIFPFFGPINSAVGALLVTFTVYIIPALAHMLTYRTASARRNAAEKPPFFIPSWAGVYVINAFIVVWVLVLGFGFGGWASMTNFIRQIDTFGLFAKCYQCKPPPAPIAAGAHHRR
- a CDS encoding alpha 1,4-glycosyltransferase family protein (alpha 1,4-glycosyltransferase family protein; FUNCTIONS IN: transferase activity, transferring glycosyl groups, transferase activity; INVOLVED IN: biological_process unknown; LOCATED IN: Golgi stack; CONTAINS InterPro DOMAIN/s: Alpha 1,4-glycosyltransferase conserved region (InterPro:IPR007652), Glycosyltransferase, DXD sugar-binding region (InterPro:IPR007577); BEST Arabidopsis thaliana protein match is: alpha 1,4-glycosyltransferase family protein (TAIR:AT3G09020.1); Has 1807 Blast hits to 1807 proteins in 277 species: Archae - 0; Bacteria - 0; Metazoa - 736; Fungi - 347; Plants - 385; Viruses - 0; Other Eukaryotes - 339 (source: NCBI BLink).) — translated: MDRHDIEKRFTVVIDNRRLNQSGSSSLFTAFAISFVTLIVVTTFTLISNFSMQPHRDFSGVKIEIKRVIPHLPLSSEREGERSDLLKQQTQVNEKLQVIEVFSGDNLSDKFQKRVNEFVGDGCEVNFVMTWISPADFFGNREVLAIESVFKSHPYGCLMILSATMDSPQGYATLKPFIDRGYKVLAVTPDLPFLLKGTAGELWLDEIKSGKRDPGKISLAQNLSNLMRLAYLYKYGGVYLDTDMIVLKSFKGLRNVIGAQTLDPSSTNWTRLNNAVLIFDKNHPLLLKFMEEFAKTFNGNIWGYNGPYLVSRVARAVEGSSGYNFTVMRPSVFYSVNWLEIKKLFKVPKTEKDSKWVKTKLLHMQRNGYGLHLWNKFSRKYEIEQGSAMWKLVSEHCIICEISSVSS
- the LAX1 gene encoding uncharacterized protein (like AUXIN RESISTANT 1 (LAX1); CONTAINS InterPro DOMAIN/s: Amino acid transporter, transmembrane (InterPro:IPR013057); BEST Arabidopsis thaliana protein match is: Transmembrane amino acid transporter family protein (TAIR:AT2G38120.1); Has 1807 Blast hits to 1807 proteins in 277 species: Archae - 0; Bacteria - 0; Metazoa - 736; Fungi - 347; Plants - 385; Viruses - 0; Other Eukaryotes - 339 (source: NCBI BLink).), encoding MSGEKQAEESIVVSGEDEVAGRKVEDSAAEEDIDGNGGNGFSMKSFLWHGGSAWDAWFSCASNQVAQVLLTLPYSFSQLGMLSGILLQIFYGLMGSWTAYLISVLYVEYRARMEKQEAKSFKNHVIQWFEVLDGLLGPYWKAAGLAFNCTFLLFGSVIQLIACASNIYYINDRLDKRTWTYIFGACCATTVFIPSFHNYRIWSFLGLGMTTYTAWYLTIASFLHGQAEGVTHSGPTKLVLYFTGATNILYTFGGHAVTVEIMHAMWKPRKFKSIYLMATLYVFTLTLPSASAVYWAFGDQLLNHSNAFSLLPKTRFRDTAVILMLIHQFITFGFACTPLYFVWEKAIGMHHTKSLCLRALVRLPVVVPIWFLAIIFPFFGPINSAVGALLVTFTVYIIPALAHMLTYRTASARRNAAEKPPFFIPSWAGVYVINAFIVVWVLVLGFGFGGWASMTNFIRQIDTFGLFAKCYQCKPPPAPIAAGAHHRR